In the Oceanispirochaeta sp. genome, CCCCGGGAGGCTGCTACTCTGGTTTCGTAGACTTCGATGAGAGTCTCAAGGTTGGTATTTGTATAATCTGATTTGAACATCTGGAAGTCTTGTCCAGGTTCAAGGTTATTCATGATGAGGGCTTTGTCTCCGACATGGACCGTATCGATCCCGGGAGTGTATGTCGATTCTGTTGTCTCTGATTGATCTGAATTGATAAGGAAATCAGGTTTCTTGACGTATGCGTCTTTATCTGTTTTAACGACTCCCATCCAGGTTGAGGCAGAAGCCATCTTTTCAATTTCGTTGATCTCTACTTCTGTCAGGCGGGAAAGCTCATAGGCCAATGAGGCAAATTCCGGGACGCCTCTGGACTCCCCAGGCATCGGATTAGCTTTGTAGTGGATCACAAACCTGCGGCCAGAGCCTCCGAAGTAGGCTATTCGTGTATGTTTAGCTCCGAATCCTTCCTGGACCCATATAGCGACCTCACGGCCTATATTATCAAACTCTACACCGTCAACAACCTTCGCACCACGGGCCTTGATTGCTGCGACATTTATACCATCATGAGGGCTTGTGATTTGATCATTGTTGATTATTTGAAGTGCGACATTTGATATTCTGCGGGCGTCTGACATGTACCTGATGATCCCGAATACTTCCCCGTCAATGTCTCCGATCTTATAGACCATTCTTTGCAGCTGCTGAAAAGTTAAAACGCCTTCAGTATCGGCCTCTTTACTTGTGCTGTAAAGTTTCCATCGGTTTTCAATATCAACTGTCCATTGCCTTTTTTCTTCAGGGGTTCCGGGAGAGTCTGTTATCATATCCCATAATGGGGTGCTCTCCCAGGACATGCCGACATTGACCACGGAGTCAACAAACCGCCGTGTCATTCCCTTGGCTGTGAGTGATTCCCGGTATACTTTGCGGGCAATATCACGGCGTGCGGATTCATCACCAAATGAAAAATTGGTATTATAGCTGATCCGGCCAAACTTTGAACCGTGATCATTCATCTTGTTATCATCTCTGTGGTGGATGTGATTCACTATTTCTTTGGTTATTACTTTAGGCTTGAATGGGTTTCTCATCTACGGCTTGACCTCCAGGAGACTATTGATCCACTGCCGTTCAGTGCATCGTAACGGCGTTCCCAGAGTTGTAATGATTGTTCTATGGTTGATAAGGATGAACGGGTTACGGACATGACGCCGTGTCCATCGTTGAATGAATAGGATTGACCGTTAGCTATGGCATCGATCATTTCAGAGTACAAAGTCAATTTAGCTTCGATTTGCGCCTGTGTGAAATATCCCATTGCGCTAAATATAAACCCATGATGTGAATTATGCAATATATATTTTACGTTTGTCGTATATTTTTATACTATTTTTACGTATTTCGTATTGAAGTAATAGGATTAGGGCCAAAAAAAGCCCCCTATTAAGGGAGCTTTATTCATTTATTCAATAGATTATCAATCGATGTCTAGATCGTTTTCATAATATTCATCCATAACCTCTTGCGTTTCTTCAAAAGACATTTTCTTAAGCTCATATTCAAGCCTTAATCTTTCTGAGTTCGCCTCTGCGATCTTAACCTTAAGAAGTTCCATTTCTTTACAGACTTCCATCTGCCTTGAAAACATTTCAATGTTTGTCATTATTTCACATCCTATACCCGTTGTTTTTTACAAATTGATCAAGCGTCTCACCACACACAGAATAGAAGGAAGATCTTATTTCTTTCATCTTCTCTGGTATATTACGAAGGAACAGTTGTTTGTCCATATCTCTTCCTGGTTCAGTCAACGCCCAAGTAGACACCATCATGTCTTCTCTCTCTGATTTACTGCTTCCTGTTATATTCCCTATCTTCCTATACCAACTCATCCACGAAGCAGATAAACCAGTAAGAAGACCTGTTACTGATTTGTATTCTCTGGTGTAGTCATATCCTTGTGCTAATCTAAGAACAAATATTGATCTTATTGCGGCCCTTGAATATCTTTTTACGGCGGTAGGACACTCTGAAAAAAAGTAATCCATTTCTGATTGTAGTGATTCATACACGGATGCTCTAAGCATCGTATTCTGAACATGCACTGATCCATCTGCCATAAGATCTCTAATCAAAGAAGCTGCTGTCTGGTCACACAAGCCGGGAATACCGGATATGTCTGTATGACTTCTTGATTGTCCTCTGTCTTGTATTACATCCATTGGAGTTAATGGACCTTTCCCATCTACTGGGGATGCTGTTGCCATTAGGAAATTTATGGTCACACCAGATGTTACAACGGCACTAAGCCTATGCTGACCATTAAGGATAAAACCTTCATCAGTTAAAAGTATTGTTTCTCCATTCTCTATCCAAGAACCGTTTGCCATATCTCTTGAATATCTTCTAATAGTAGCTGTTCTAAGTTTCCTATTATCTATATTCCTAGATAGCATTTTTGCTGCTTTTGTAGGGTTGACTTCTACAACCTCTGTTTTGATGATCTGCGTCTTTCGGTATTCGTGCATTTTCTATTCCTCATTGTTTATCCATTGACGAATTACAGAATCTGCATTATTCTTATCCTCATCAGACAAGTGTCTTAATACGCTTTCTGCATATACAATTATCTTCTTTGCGGAAGACTCTCCATGATTAAAGTCGGAATCGGTTGGTACGGTATCCGGCTTTTTTATTTCCTGATAAGCCCTGTTAATAGTTTTTGTTCCTGCATTTACCTCCTGCCTGATTTGTTCAGGTGCTTCATTCATTACCTTCTTATACTTTGAGGCAGTATCAATACTGACCCCGGCATAATCTGCCATTTCTTTTGTGGTGTTGATTGGTTGGACTTTTTCAGATTCCTGAAAAGGTGCAGATTCATACTGATTACCGTGATATTCCTGCTGCTTCTCTTTTGCCTTCTCTTCCAGAAGTTCAGCCCTTTTCATTCCGAGTTTAAGCATATCAGACTTTGATAGATTCCTCCTTCCTTTCTGGTTGTCGATCATCCACACCATAACTTCTTCACGGTCTTCAAAGTGCATATCAATTTTTTTGATATTGACATTTATGTTCTGTAAAATATCATATCTGTTATGACCGTCAACAATTATGTTTTTACCTTTCCATACAATGATCGGTTCTCTCTGGCCTTCTGTCTCAATAGAGAATTTTAGAGAAGCTCTTTCTTCTTTTGTGAGGCACGGAATTAAGTTTCTAAATTCTTTGTCTATTTTAATTGCCATCAATCGCCACCTCTCTCATCCCTTTCGGCTTGCCTTCTTGCCATCTCAATAAAGTATGCTTTCTTACTTAGATGAGAATACAATTTCATGTGCTCAAGAATCTTTTTCTCAAGCTCGCCTTTAATGTTAATTTGTACTACCATATTTACTCCTAGTGTTTATTATATATCTTTTAATGATATTGTCAATATCTATTTTGCTTTCTTTTCGGATTTCACGTACTGCCAGAATATAGGCCATGTGAAATTCAATTCCTCATCGATGATCTTGGCTTCCTTCAGGTAATTTTCGGCGGTCTGTTTGTATGCGTACACTAACGCCAAATTATAAACCCGGCAGTCAAGTTGTTCATTACGTCTGGACCCGGCATCCCATATATATTTCTTCCCGGCTGCTGTGGTCTTCAGGACTCTTGACTCTGCTGTCAATCGGTTGTAATGATCCCGTGTGTAGTCCATAGGAAAGTGACAGTATCCCTCAGGGCTTCTACCGTCCTCATACTGGCCTTTGGCAAGGTCTTGGTATGTCTCCTGCTTTAGTAGGTCTGTGTTAACATTAAGACGCTGTATAGCCAATCCTGAGACTTCAAAGAATTTGATATGCTCCCGGCCTTTCATTAGGGTCTCTGATCCCATGACCGGGAATACGTTCGATCCCATTCCAGCACAAAATTCATAAACTATCTGCGTCCTGAATCCTGAGTCAATTCCTGAGAGCATGATTTTATGACCTGCGTATTCAGCTTGAATGATTGATTTTAATGCCGTCCAACATTCGTTGTAAATGTCTGAGGTGTCACCAGGGATGGTAATATAATCAACTGACCAACTGACCTTGTCATGGCCCCAGGCGACTATCTCACATTCTATCCTTGACTTTGCTCCACCTTGGATGTCTGCCCCGAGTGTGAGGAAATAAGGCTCTGCCTCTTCCGGAAGGAATCCTTTCTTGTAAGTTCTGTTTCTGGTCAAGAGTGCTTCCAGTTTCGGACGTTCTCCCCGGTCCTCAAATGCTTCGCCGAGTACAGTATTGATCCAGACTTGAAATTCAAGCGGCGGGAATCCACGGTGTTTTATCTCAAGAAATTCCATTGCTATTGTTTCCCATGATGTAAACCCGATCGGAGCGTAGAGAGCGTTCATGTGATAGGACTTCAACCCGGGACGCCTGGCCATTGATGTCGGCTTCCAGTATGCAGATCCGCCCATCTTTTTGTCAGGGAGGAAGAAATCTTTATCAGCATTTGTCCAATGGCCTTTGCATTCCTCACATTCGTAATGGACAGAGCCTTCAATCAGCCTGTCATCATCGTCGTGATCGAACTTTAAACCGCCCGGATCTTCCTTTTTACCCCAGCGGAGATCCTGCATATGTCCACAATGCTTACACTCAACCATGTATTTCCTCTGATCACCCTCTTTATAGAGCCTTAGAATCTTAGAATTGTGCTTTAATTTCGGTGAAGATTCCCAAAGTATCTTATATTCATTCTGAAAAGCTCCGCATCTGCGCCTGAAAAGTCCTACAGGGTCCCCTTCTTTCCCGATGTTATCGGCGAATCCGTCTACCTCAGTCACGTTCAGGAACTTAAATCCAACTGATCTTTTGAAAAAAGAACTGTTCGGCCCCCCGGCCATGATGGACCCACCAGGGAATGCCTTCATTACTGTCTTGTCCATGGTCTTCTTCTGAGTGTCCCGCTTTTTTACGTTACCAATCTTATAGCCTATGCCTGATTCGTTGATCAGTGAGTCAATACGGCCCTGCATCTGGATCTCTGCCATGGCAACGTCACTCGTAATATATCCCATATCACAGGGGAAGGCGTCTATCATTGCACCGATCCAGTTTTCACCGATGGAGACAGTCGAGCCTATTCGAGCGGGCTTCATAAACACGACTTCCCGGGTTTCATCATCTGAAGGGCTGAGGCAGTCGGCGAGCTCCCTGAGGTACGGGGTGAAGTCAAAAGAGAAAGGTCCCTGAAGTGGACCCTCTTTCAATACCCGGTTCTTTTCAGCCCATTCAGAAACTAATGTCCGGCTGATCTCTGTCGGTATGATCTCGCTTGCCCGTTTTATGATTACGTCAATGGCGTTCTGATAGGCTGCTTTTTTTGTCATTATTAAATGTCGTCTCTTCGGTTCTCATAACAATCATCACAAAGTGTAATTAACTCTTCTATTCCATCAATCTCTAAAACATATGGGTCTATTATTTCTTCCACTGTTTCATCTTCTTTCCCACAAATATCACATGTTAAATATTCCATCAGTCTTTTTCCTCCAGTGCTTCGATGAGTTTCCCGCCCTCTTTCTCCAGGCCACGGGCTGCACCTTCAATGGTTTTCTCAATGGCTGTCTTTATCTCTTTTTCTATGCGGTCACGGAGAGCTGTATCACCCCTGGCCACACGGGAACCGATATTCAGGAAGTTGTTTCTTATTCCTTCGGCAAAGAATCCGATATAGATTGCCATGAGGTCAGCCGGGATCAGGTCTTTCATTTCAGTATCATGCTTCCTGTCTAGTTGCCTGGCCATCTTCTTCTTTAGGAGGATATCAGCTCTCTTTTTCTGATCGTCCAGAGGGTCATGGGTAGGAACATCTGCCGGGATTATGCCTCCCCGCTGTGCAAAAGTCTTATTGTCCAGGCCGACCATGTAGGAATGATTCGATGGGTCAAGAGTGTCATAGCCCTCAGATGTCTTGTTCAGCTTCCCGGCTCTACGGGCTTTGTAGATTGCTGAGGCAGAGACTCCGCATACATCCCCGAAGTCTTGATCAGTCCTTAGTATTGGCATTTTCGTGTCCTTTTACATACATGAGTGATAGTTCTTTTGCCTTGTCTGCTCCTTGTCTTATATGGAAACTAACCTCTACTGTATATTCTTCAGAGTCTAATACTTCAACCTCGTTATACATTTGCTCTATTCTGTATTTTCCATTTTCCCTGTTCACACCCTCAATGGCTCCTTGAAGTAGGATCGGGTATACAATGCTTTCATCAATATCTATTAGGTTTCCGGAATGGCTCTTCTCGCATCTTGTAAAACAATAGCTGTCTGCCATCTTCCACTTTCCATTTTTTGACGTCGGGGCATTCCTCTTCGTTAATTCAAAACCATCAGCCTTCTCAATCAGCCACTTTGCTAATGCAATATTCATATCATCTCCTTCAATATTTCATTCAGGGTTTCAGATGACTTGTAAAAATGGGTTACGGTTTCAAAGACTGAAAAGGTTTTCCATTGAGTATCGATATTTTTGAGAATGTGAAAAAGGTAATATTGTTCCCGGAGGTCTTTGTCCGTGCTGAGTTTCAATCTTCCTGTATTCCTGTTTCTCTCAAGGTCCGGAGGCAATTGGCCGGACTCGTTTAGAAATCTGAATGATTCAAAAAACTTTAGGTCCTTTGGTGTTGCTGATTGCCTGTTTTTGACTGCCTGGATGAAAGAGTCTTTGTTGATTCCGTTGCTCATGATTTCTCCTCGTGAATGTTTCCGATTATTTCTATTTCAGAGTTTAACAAAAATAGTTGATCAACTATAAAAGTTGAAATAGGATCACGAAGCCAGAAGCACCCATTTTCATATACAACAATATATCCATTCTTATCCTTATCACCCTCATAAATATCTTTTCCGTTTTTATCTTTTAGTCCTGTGTATTGTTCTAATAACATGTAGTCCTGTGAACCGCTAAGAGTTACCCCATCCTCCCACCAAGTCCAAGTGTCGGATATTTTATCATAATATCTTTTACTGTGTTCACTCCATATTCTAAACTTAATCTCTCTCATAATATTCCCCTTTGTTACGTTTTTGTAGGATTTACCAACCGGCTGGCATATTTTCAGTGTGCGGATTTTCCTCACTCGCAGAGCTTAGACCCATTGTACTCCGCCCTAGGGCCACCAGAACCTACTTTTTTTGGCAGATTATACCCATACGCCCTTGCTATGCTCTCAACTTTCTTGTCATTAAGAAGGAATGGCCTATACACACCATGGCACTTCTGTTCTCCTCTTATATAATGGATCTCCCCATTAAACACTTCACAAACCATGTCAATCATCTCCTCGGCTCTCTTGGCATCATGATACTCAGATGTTACGCTCCCGATGGTCTCCCTGATATGCTGCAACTCAATAGGGCTGTACATGACTTTGTCCTCTGTACAGATCCAGCCGTTTGTATTCCGGCTGTACATAATCCCCAGGGCTTCATGATAGACAGGAGCTGACCAGCTCATTGATATTTCATTTCAAGGCCAAGACAAAGAGCGATGTATCTTTCAAGATCTGCCCCTTTACTTCCCTGCCACCCTTTCAGCATATAAATGCAATCGGCGTCCATTAAAGCTTTTGTATCTGCCCTTATATAATCACTCCATTCAGGAGGATCTGATTCTTTCAATAAAAACTCGACTCTTAGAGCAGAGGCTATTCTTACCGGATTGATGACAATGTAATCAGACAATAGCTCTTTCTCAGCTTTCATAAATGCTTCACGGTTAAAATCTTTGATCCCTGTCATTGGCCCTGATATGTAAATTGTCTTCATGCCTTATCCACAAATTGTTCTATAAAATCGTCAATCATGTTCTCGTGATCATCTGGATATCCGCAACTGTCTGATTTTAATTC is a window encoding:
- a CDS encoding phage portal protein, which translates into the protein MRNPFKPKVITKEIVNHIHHRDDNKMNDHGSKFGRISYNTNFSFGDESARRDIARKVYRESLTAKGMTRRFVDSVVNVGMSWESTPLWDMITDSPGTPEEKRQWTVDIENRWKLYSTSKEADTEGVLTFQQLQRMVYKIGDIDGEVFGIIRYMSDARRISNVALQIINNDQITSPHDGINVAAIKARGAKVVDGVEFDNIGREVAIWVQEGFGAKHTRIAYFGGSGRRFVIHYKANPMPGESRGVPEFASLAYELSRLTEVEINEIEKMASASTWMGVVKTDKDAYVKKPDFLINSDQSETTESTYTPGIDTVHVGDKALIMNNLEPGQDFQMFKSDYTNTNLETLIEVYETRVAASRG
- a CDS encoding ParB/RepB/Spo0J family partition protein, yielding MAIKIDKEFRNLIPCLTKEERASLKFSIETEGQREPIIVWKGKNIIVDGHNRYDILQNINVNIKKIDMHFEDREEVMVWMIDNQKGRRNLSKSDMLKLGMKRAELLEEKAKEKQQEYHGNQYESAPFQESEKVQPINTTKEMADYAGVSIDTASKYKKVMNEAPEQIRQEVNAGTKTINRAYQEIKKPDTVPTDSDFNHGESSAKKIIVYAESVLRHLSDEDKNNADSVIRQWINNEE
- a CDS encoding terminase gpA endonuclease subunit, which gives rise to MTKKAAYQNAIDVIIKRASEIIPTEISRTLVSEWAEKNRVLKEGPLQGPFSFDFTPYLRELADCLSPSDDETREVVFMKPARIGSTVSIGENWIGAMIDAFPCDMGYITSDVAMAEIQMQGRIDSLINESGIGYKIGNVKKRDTQKKTMDKTVMKAFPGGSIMAGGPNSSFFKRSVGFKFLNVTEVDGFADNIGKEGDPVGLFRRRCGAFQNEYKILWESSPKLKHNSKILRLYKEGDQRKYMVECKHCGHMQDLRWGKKEDPGGLKFDHDDDDRLIEGSVHYECEECKGHWTNADKDFFLPDKKMGGSAYWKPTSMARRPGLKSYHMNALYAPIGFTSWETIAMEFLEIKHRGFPPLEFQVWINTVLGEAFEDRGERPKLEALLTRNRTYKKGFLPEEAEPYFLTLGADIQGGAKSRIECEIVAWGHDKVSWSVDYITIPGDTSDIYNECWTALKSIIQAEYAGHKIMLSGIDSGFRTQIVYEFCAGMGSNVFPVMGSETLMKGREHIKFFEVSGLAIQRLNVNTDLLKQETYQDLAKGQYEDGRSPEGYCHFPMDYTRDHYNRLTAESRVLKTTAAGKKYIWDAGSRRNEQLDCRVYNLALVYAYKQTAENYLKEAKIIDEELNFTWPIFWQYVKSEKKAK
- a CDS encoding YopX family protein — its product is MREIKFRIWSEHSKRYYDKISDTWTWWEDGVTLSGSQDYMLLEQYTGLKDKNGKDIYEGDKDKNGYIVVYENGCFWLRDPISTFIVDQLFLLNSEIEIIGNIHEEKS
- a CDS encoding DUF4406 domain-containing protein, whose product is MKTIYISGPMTGIKDFNREAFMKAEKELLSDYIVINPVRIASALRVEFLLKESDPPEWSDYIRADTKALMDADCIYMLKGWQGSKGADLERYIALCLGLEMKYQ